The following proteins are encoded in a genomic region of Bradyrhizobium sp. SK17:
- a CDS encoding glutathione binding-like protein: MDLYFSPLACSMATRVALYEAGQPANYLEVDPKTKQVRNDGSDFNKVNPLGLVPTLRTDDGVVLTENAAILQYVADQFPRAGLGTASNAERSKLHQWLCFIGTELHKGLFLPLLDKKAPPEAKAYALEKYVSRLDYVEDHLKGRDYLLDHFSVADAYLVTVINWTMATPPIELSKWPALKAYYERLRARPSVAKAVAEEFDLYKAEIARHKAAA, translated from the coding sequence ATGGACCTGTATTTCTCTCCCCTCGCCTGCTCGATGGCGACGCGTGTCGCGCTGTATGAAGCCGGCCAGCCGGCCAATTATCTCGAGGTCGATCCGAAGACCAAGCAGGTGCGCAATGACGGCTCAGACTTCAACAAGGTCAACCCGCTCGGTCTGGTGCCGACGCTGCGCACCGACGACGGCGTGGTGCTGACCGAGAACGCGGCGATCCTGCAATATGTCGCCGACCAGTTCCCGCGCGCCGGCCTCGGTACCGCGTCGAACGCCGAGCGTTCGAAGCTGCATCAATGGCTGTGCTTCATCGGCACCGAACTGCACAAAGGCCTGTTCCTGCCGCTGCTCGACAAGAAGGCGCCGCCGGAGGCCAAGGCCTATGCGCTGGAGAAGTACGTCTCGCGGCTCGACTATGTCGAGGACCACCTGAAGGGGCGTGACTACCTGCTCGACCATTTCAGCGTCGCCGACGCCTATCTGGTCACCGTCATCAACTGGACCATGGCGACGCCGCCGATCGAGCTTTCGAAATGGCCGGCGCTGAAGGCCTATTACGAGCGGCTGCGCGCACGTCCGTCGGTGGCGAAGGCGGTGGCGGAAGAGTTCGATCTCTACAAGGCCGAGATCGCGCGGCACAAGGCGGCGGCGTAA
- the ybgC gene encoding tol-pal system-associated acyl-CoA thioesterase, with protein MTSPILDGQIRDGRHHMQVRVYYEDTDFSGIVYHANYLRFMERGRTNHLRLMGAEQQALFDEAEAETGGFAFVVRSMTLDFLKPARMDDVLDVVTWPIAVKGASIMLAQEVKRGDDVLVKAQVRVAFISGGRAQPIPKTIRALMKADLG; from the coding sequence GTGACCTCACCCATTCTCGACGGCCAGATCCGCGACGGCCGCCACCATATGCAGGTCCGCGTCTATTACGAAGACACCGATTTTTCGGGCATCGTCTACCACGCCAATTATCTGCGCTTCATGGAGCGCGGCCGCACCAATCATCTGCGCCTGATGGGCGCCGAGCAGCAGGCGCTGTTCGACGAGGCCGAGGCGGAGACCGGTGGCTTCGCCTTCGTCGTGCGCTCGATGACGCTCGACTTCCTCAAGCCGGCGCGGATGGACGACGTGCTCGACGTCGTGACCTGGCCGATCGCGGTGAAGGGCGCCTCCATCATGCTGGCGCAGGAAGTCAAACGCGGCGATGACGTGCTCGTGAAGGCCCAGGTCCGCGTCGCCTTCATCAGCGGTGGCCGCGCGCAGCCGATTCCCAAGACCATCCGCGCGCTGATGAAGGCCGATCTGGGTTAG
- a CDS encoding metalloregulator ArsR/SmtB family transcription factor — translation MPLDPLSSTFAALADPTRRAILARLALGETSVMELAKPFDMSLPAISKHLKVLEHAGLISRGREAQWRPCRIAPDSFKQVDGWLGNFRRFWDESFNRLDGLLEEMKAEEAAKAPPRKRKTSVTKEKQRGRTRG, via the coding sequence ATGCCGCTGGACCCCCTCAGTTCGACCTTCGCGGCGCTGGCCGATCCGACCCGGCGCGCGATCCTGGCGCGGCTCGCGCTCGGGGAGACCTCGGTGATGGAGCTGGCGAAGCCGTTCGACATGAGCCTGCCGGCGATCTCCAAGCATCTGAAGGTGCTGGAGCATGCCGGGCTGATCTCGCGCGGGCGCGAGGCGCAGTGGCGGCCGTGCCGGATCGCGCCCGACTCGTTCAAGCAGGTCGACGGCTGGCTCGGGAATTTCCGCCGCTTCTGGGACGAGAGCTTCAACCGCCTCGACGGATTGCTCGAGGAGATGAAGGCGGAGGAGGCCGCGAAGGCCCCGCCGCGCAAGCGTAAAACCAGTGTAACCAAGGAGAAGCAACGTGGACGCACGCGTGGATAA
- a CDS encoding TetR/AcrR family transcriptional regulator: MVQKNSKPPSAAKIATPVAPKRRGRPRAYEPDVALGKALDLFRRDGFAATSLDDLSAATGMNRPSLYGAFGDKRELYIKSYQRYRDDARAAMADIFRADAPLRERLARIYRIALDIYLSGESGPRGCFTVMTAASEAVSDPDIRTMVLEGLTELDKAFGICFRHARERGELPEGADPAALAHLASATIHTIAIRARARVPRKELEAIVKGALDVLCGAK; the protein is encoded by the coding sequence ATGGTACAAAAAAATAGCAAGCCGCCATCTGCTGCCAAAATCGCGACGCCGGTCGCACCGAAGCGGCGCGGACGGCCGCGTGCCTATGAGCCCGATGTCGCGCTCGGCAAGGCGCTCGATCTGTTCCGGCGCGACGGCTTTGCCGCGACCTCGCTCGATGATCTCAGCGCGGCGACTGGCATGAACCGGCCGAGCCTCTATGGCGCGTTCGGCGACAAGCGCGAGCTCTACATCAAGAGCTATCAGCGCTACCGCGACGACGCGCGCGCCGCGATGGCCGACATCTTCCGCGCCGATGCGCCGCTGCGCGAGCGGCTGGCGCGCATCTATCGCATCGCGCTCGACATCTATCTGTCCGGCGAGTCCGGTCCGCGCGGCTGCTTCACGGTGATGACGGCCGCGTCGGAGGCGGTGTCGGATCCTGACATCCGCACCATGGTGCTGGAGGGCCTGACCGAGCTCGACAAGGCGTTCGGCATCTGCTTCCGCCATGCCAGGGAGCGCGGCGAGCTGCCCGAGGGCGCGGACCCGGCGGCGCTGGCGCATCTTGCCTCCGCCACCATCCACACCATCGCGATCCGCGCCCGCGCCCGCGTGCCGCGCAAGGAGCTCGAGGCGATCGTGAAGGGCGCCCTCGATGTGCTGTGCGGGGCCAAATAG
- a CDS encoding SRPBCC domain-containing protein codes for MDARVDKTLKITTPSDFEFAMTRQFDAPRRFVFDAMTRPEYLVRWLGCEQLTMPVCEVDLRVGGAYRFVFRSSEGIEHELTGTYREVVRPERLAFGETFSMPGFTSEEYLVISTFVEAGGTTTLTTTIRHPTKEARDGHLNSGIDKGVAPAYDRLAEVVAEMG; via the coding sequence GTGGACGCACGCGTGGATAAGACGCTGAAGATCACCACCCCGTCGGATTTCGAATTCGCGATGACGCGCCAGTTCGACGCGCCGCGGCGCTTCGTGTTCGATGCAATGACCAGGCCGGAATATCTGGTGCGCTGGCTTGGCTGCGAGCAGCTCACGATGCCGGTGTGCGAAGTCGATTTGCGGGTCGGCGGCGCCTATCGGTTCGTGTTCCGCTCGTCCGAGGGCATCGAGCATGAACTCACCGGCACCTATCGCGAGGTGGTGCGGCCGGAACGGCTGGCGTTCGGCGAAACCTTCTCGATGCCGGGCTTCACCAGCGAGGAGTATCTCGTCATCTCGACCTTCGTCGAGGCCGGCGGCACCACCACGCTGACCACCACGATCCGCCATCCCACCAAGGAGGCGCGTGACGGCCATCTCAACTCCGGCATCGACAAGGGCGTCGCGCCGGCCTACGACCGGCTCGCCGAGGTGGTTGCCGAGATGGGCTGA
- a CDS encoding glyoxylate/hydroxypyruvate reductase A, producing the protein MGKGALALLINGGSENWSSARWKARFDTVCPDRPVVLLPDPALDPAEVHYAAVWKPKPGELAAFKNLRVIFNLGAGVDALMADRSLPDVPLVRVSVSDLTSRMTEYVVLHVLMHHRQELYLRESQRQKRWAPDYQWAANAITVGVMGLGTLGAASAQALRALGFRVVGWSRSEKRIDGIACFHGSEGLDAFLRETNILVCLLPLTPDTRHVLNRDAFAKLNRNGPLGAPVIINAGRGGLQNEADILRALDDGTLGAASLDVYETEPLPQDSPFWSHPKVVLTPHNAADTDADEISKYVAQQIARFEQGGELENVVDRNRGY; encoded by the coding sequence ATGGGTAAGGGCGCGCTCGCGCTGCTGATCAATGGCGGCTCGGAAAACTGGTCGTCGGCGCGCTGGAAGGCGCGGTTCGACACGGTCTGCCCGGACCGACCCGTGGTGCTGCTGCCGGACCCGGCGCTGGACCCCGCCGAGGTGCACTATGCCGCGGTGTGGAAGCCGAAGCCGGGCGAACTCGCGGCGTTCAAGAACCTGCGCGTCATCTTCAACCTCGGCGCCGGCGTCGACGCGCTGATGGCCGACCGCTCGCTGCCCGACGTGCCGCTGGTGCGGGTCTCGGTGTCCGACCTCACCAGCCGCATGACCGAATATGTCGTGCTGCATGTGCTGATGCATCACCGCCAGGAGCTTTATCTGCGCGAGTCGCAGCGGCAGAAGCGCTGGGCGCCGGACTATCAATGGGCGGCCAACGCCATCACCGTCGGCGTGATGGGGCTCGGCACGCTCGGCGCGGCCTCGGCGCAGGCGCTCCGCGCGCTCGGCTTCCGCGTCGTCGGCTGGAGCCGCAGCGAGAAGCGGATCGACGGCATCGCCTGCTTCCACGGCAGCGAGGGGCTCGACGCATTCCTGCGCGAGACCAACATCCTGGTCTGCCTGCTGCCGCTGACGCCGGACACCCGCCATGTGCTGAATCGCGACGCGTTCGCGAAGCTGAACCGCAACGGCCCGCTCGGCGCGCCCGTGATCATCAATGCCGGCCGCGGCGGCTTGCAGAACGAGGCCGACATCCTGCGCGCGCTCGACGACGGCACGCTGGGCGCCGCCTCGCTCGACGTCTACGAGACCGAACCGTTGCCGCAGGACAGCCCGTTCTGGAGCCACCCGAAGGTGGTGCTGACCCCGCACAACGCCGCCGACACCGATGCCGACGAGATCTCGAAATACGTCGCGCAGCAGATCGCGCGCTTCGAGCAAGGTGGTGAGTTGGAGAACGTGGTCGACCGCAACCGGGGGTATTAG
- a CDS encoding nuclear transport factor 2 family protein, with translation MSRPPLPPFTRETAAQKARMAEDAWNSRDPVRVAGAYTVDSRWRNRSEVFQGREAITAFLTRKWEKELDYRLIKDLRAFDGNRIAVRFQYEWHDAAGNWFRSYGNEQWEFDEHGLMRRREASINDIAISEKDRRFHWPAPGPRPADVPGLGDSPF, from the coding sequence ATGTCACGCCCGCCGCTGCCGCCTTTCACCCGCGAGACCGCCGCGCAGAAGGCGCGCATGGCGGAAGATGCCTGGAATTCGCGCGACCCCGTTCGGGTTGCCGGCGCCTATACCGTAGATAGCCGCTGGCGCAATCGCTCCGAGGTATTTCAAGGCCGCGAGGCGATCACGGCCTTCCTGACCCGCAAATGGGAGAAGGAGCTCGATTATCGGCTGATCAAGGACCTCCGGGCGTTCGACGGCAACCGCATCGCGGTGCGCTTCCAGTACGAATGGCACGATGCTGCCGGCAACTGGTTTCGCTCCTACGGCAACGAGCAATGGGAGTTCGACGAGCACGGCCTGATGCGCCGCCGCGAGGCCTCGATCAACGACATCGCGATCTCGGAGAAAGATCGCCGCTTTCACTGGCCCGCCCCGGGCCCGCGTCCGGCCGATGTGCCGGGGTTGGGAGATAGTCCCTTTTAG